The following are encoded together in the Sphaerodactylus townsendi isolate TG3544 linkage group LG12, MPM_Stown_v2.3, whole genome shotgun sequence genome:
- the VAMP8 gene encoding vesicle-associated membrane protein 8, which produces MEAGRSGPGMANNQVKNLQNEVEGVKNIMTQNVERILARGENLDHLRNKTEDLEATSEHFKTTSQKVARKYWWKNAKMIAIICVIVAIIVILIILFATGTIKT; this is translated from the exons GAGGCCGGCAGAAGTGGTCCCGGGATGGCCAACAACCAGGTGAAGAACCTGCAGAATGAAGTGGAAGGTGTAAAGAATATCATGACACAGAATGTGGAGCGGATTCTGGCACGGGGGGAGAATCTTGACCACCTACGCAACAAGACAGAGGATCTGGAGGCTACG TCGGAACATTTCAAGACTACCTCGCAGAAGGTGGCGCGCAAATACTGGTGGAAGAACGCCAAGATGATCGCCATAATCTGTGTCATCGTTGCTATCATCGTCATTCTGATTATCCTCTTTGCTACTGGCACTATCAAAACTTAA